The Chlorocebus sabaeus isolate Y175 chromosome 1, mChlSab1.0.hap1, whole genome shotgun sequence genome includes a region encoding these proteins:
- the LOC103247890 gene encoding olfactory receptor 51I2 has product MGSFNVTHPAFFLLTGIPGLESSHSWLVGPLCVMYAVALGGNTVILQAVRVQPSLHEPMYYFLSMLSFSDVAISMATLPTVLRTFCLNARNIAFDACLIQMFLIHFFSMMESGILLAMSFDRYVAICDPLHYTTVLTTEVIAAMGLGAAARSFITLFPLPFLIKRLPICRSNVLSHSYCLHPDVMRLACADITINSIYGLFVLVSTFGMDLFFIFLSYVLILHSVMAIASREESLKALNTCVSHILAVLAFYVPMTGVSTVHRFGKHVPCYIHVLMSNVYLFVPPVLNPLIYSAKTKEIRQAIVHMFRHIKI; this is encoded by the coding sequence ATGGGGTCGTTCAATGTCACTCACCCTGCATTCTTCCTCCTGACTGGTATCCCTGGTCTGGAGAGCTCTCACTCCTGGCTGGTGGGGCCCCTCTGTGTGATGTACGCTGTGGCCCTTGGCGGAAATACAGTGATCCTGCAGGCTGTGCGAGTGCAGCCCAGCCTCCATGAGCCCATGTACTACTTCCTATCCATGTTGTCCTTCAGTGATGTGGCCATATCCATGGCCACACTGCCCACTGTACTCCGAACCTTCTGCCTCAATGCCCGCAACATCGCTTTTGATGCCTGTCTAATTCAGATGTTTCTTATTCACTTCTTCTCCATGATGGAATCAGGTATTCTGCTGGCCATGAGTTTTGACCGCTATGTGGCCATTTGTGACCCCTTGCACTATACCACTGTGCTCACCACTGAAGTCATTGCTGCAATGGGTTTAGGTGCAGCTGCTCGAAGCTTCATcaccctcttccctcttccctttcttaTTAAGAGGCTGCCTATCTGCAGATCCAATGTTCTTTCTCACTCCTACTGCCTGCACCCAGACGTGATGAGGCTTGCCTGTGCTGATATCACTATCAACAGCATCTATGGACTCTTTGTTCTTGTGTCCACCTTTGGCATGGACCTGTTTTTTATCTTCCTCTCCTATGTGCTCATTCTGCATTCTGTCATGGCCATTGCTTCCCGTGAGGAATCTCTCAAAGCTCTCAACACATGTGTGTCACATATCCTGGCTGTACTTGCGTTTTATGTGCCGATGACTGGGGTCTCCACAGTGCACCGCTTTGGGAAGCATGTCCCATGCTACATACATGTCCTCATGTCAAATGTGTACCTATTTGTGCCTCCCGTGCTCAATCCTCTCATTTATAGTGCCAAGACAAAGGAAATCCGCCAAGCCATTGTCCACATGTTTCGCCACATCAAAATATGA